Proteins encoded in a region of the Phoenix dactylifera cultivar Barhee BC4 chromosome 3, palm_55x_up_171113_PBpolish2nd_filt_p, whole genome shotgun sequence genome:
- the LOC103714362 gene encoding zinc transporter 5-like, producing MTKTSALPLLLLLLTLLLLPVLARGGDCECSASEDENRDKAAARPLKIGAIFAILVSSTAGVLIPISGKWVPSLSPEKDVFFVIKAFAAGVILATAFIHILPESFERLTSPCLNEHPWQEFPFAGFIAMVSAIGTLMVDAVATGYFSRSSIWKPDSGVSDEGIGDAEQGAARVHAMHGHEHGPAALVVDDGPDEALRHRIISQVLELGIVVHSVIIGITLGTSESPSSIRPLLAALCFHQFFEGIGLGGCIVQANFRVRSMVTMMLFFALTTPVGIAVGIGISSTYDENSPTALTVEGVLDSAAAGILIYMSLVDLLAEDFRNPRVQSNWRLQLVINVSLLVGAGLMSLLGRWA from the exons ATGACCAAAACGAGTGCTCTtcccctccttctccttctcctaactcttctcctcctccccgtcCTTGCCCGGGGCGGAGACTGCGAGTGCTCCGCCTCTGAGGATGAAAACCGGGACAAGGCTGCGGCCAGACCGCTGAAGATCGGCGCCATCTTCGCCATTCTGGTCTCCAGCACCGCCGGAGTCCTTATACCAATATCAGGCAAGTGGGTGCCGTCTCTCAGCCCAGAGAAGGACGTCTTCTTCGTGATCAAGGCCTTCGCCGCAGGAGTCATCCTTGCCACTGCATTTATTCACATCCTCCCTGAGTCCTTCGAGCGCTTGACCTCCCCGTGCCTCAACGAGCATCCATGGCAGGAATTCCCCTTCGCGGGGTTCATAGCGATGGTCTCGGCCATCGGGACGCTGATGGTGGATGCTGTGGCAACGGGCTATTTCAGTCGGTCGAGCATTTGGAAGCCAGATAGTGGGGTGAGCGATGAGGGGATAGGGGACGCGGAGCAAGGAGCTGCCCGCGTCCACGCCATGCATGGTCATGAGCATGGTCCGGCCGCCTTGGTGGTGGATGACGGCCCGGATGAAGCCTTGCGCCATCGCATCATCTCGCAG GTTTTGGAGTTGGGCATTGTTGTCCATTCGGTGATAATAGGAATAACTTTGGGTACATCAGAGAGTCCATCTAGCATAAGGCCACTTCTGGCTGCTTTATGCTTTCATCAGTTCTTTGAGGGCATTGGCCTCGGTGGATGTATTGTTCAG GCAAATTTTAGAGTTAGGTCCATGGTGACGATGATGCTTTTCTTCGCCCTCACAACTCCCGTTGGGATAGCAGTGGGCATCggaatatcatccacgtacgATGAGAACAGTCCAACCGCGCTCACCGTTGAAGGGGTTCTCGATTCTGCCGCTGCAGGGATTCTAATCTATATGTCTCTTGTTGATCTCCTTGCTGAAGATTTTAGGAACCCAAGGGTGCAGAGCAATTGGAGGTTACAACTTGTGATAAATGTCTCTTTGCTCGTCGGAGCTGGTTTAATGTCTCTCCTTGGTAGATGGGCTTAA
- the LOC103714361 gene encoding LOB domain-containing protein 12-like, producing the protein MVAGSPCASCKWLRRRCAKDCIFAPYFPSDDPHKFAIVHKVFGASNVSKMLQEIPVYQRADAVSSLVFEANARMRDPVYGCVGAISFLQNQVSQLQMQLAMAQAEILCIQMQQESSMAYQQMHADGKSFLLHNSINSIPQFMNFSSGSVVQEPFKIESLRHRHVSLPFFNF; encoded by the exons ATGGTCGCCGGTTCGCCTTGCGCTTCTTGCAAATGGTTACGGAGACGGTGTGCCAAGGACTGCATCTTTGCCCCCTACTTCCCTTCTGATGATCCCCACAAGTTTGCCATTGTTCACAAGGTCTTCGGTGCAAGCAATGTCAGCAAGATGTtgcag GAGATTCCTGTTTATCAGAGAGCTGATGCTGTGAGTAGTCTAGTTTTTGAGGCAAATGCGAGGATGAGAGACCCGGTTTATGGCTGCGTGGGGGCGATATCATTCCTCCAAAACCAAGTGTCTCAGCTACAGATGCAGCTTGCAATGGCTCAGGCAGAGATTTTATGCATTCAGATGCAGCAAGAGTCTTCCATGGCTTATCAACAGATGCACGCTGATGGCAAGTCTTTCCTTTTGCACAATAGCATTAATTCCATACCCCAATTCATGAACTTTTCATCTGGAAGTGTAGTTCAAGAGCCTTTCAAGATAGAGTCTCTTAGACATAGACATGTTTCTCTacccttttttaatttttga